TGATGTTGTCTGGGGATCATACCCGGAAGGGTCAGCAGTTCTAGGACCTGGATCTTCAGAGCTGGAAAAACAAGTGTATTGTATTAGAAAAGTACAAGAGAATGAGACCAATTGCACAGTTAAATTTTATATTCAAGAAAACTTTAATAATATAGAAGACACAAATTTCTCCTGCATGTTCGAGAGAACAAAAATATTCAAATAATTCCAGCTTTTGTTGATGTTTTCCAGAACTCTTAACTATGAGAGCAAAAAAAATTAGAAGAATCTGCAGACTTGACCAATTACTAACCTTAATTTCCAACAATTGATGATTTAAGACATCGACACTAAGGTAGAAAAAATAGCAAGGTATAGTTGCTCCTATGTAACCTAGAAGATAGATGGTGGGAGAGTATTGTCCATAGTCACAAAAGTTCCCATACTGACATGGTCGAGGAAAGTGGTACGCTACTTGCGAGAGGTTTTTACACGGCGGGGTCGAAAATGACCTCGCGTACCCAGGTTGGGTCGATGTTCCTGGGTCAAGGGTCGATGCCTTCACCCCCGTTTCCGGTGACTACGGTATTGCCAAAAAAAAGGAACATAATGATACCTCTGGATTGATGAACTTCTCTCAGCATCAGAGTTCTTGGCAGCAGCGCTCTTAGCAGCCTCAGCAGCAGCAGTGTCTCCATCCAATTTGCACAACACATTTGAGTTCACAGTCTCAATGAAGCTTGCAAAATTCTTGTACATATCCCCATAGTTCTTTGGCTGCTCTTCGACAAAGAAATCTTTCACACTACATATAAGGAATCATGTTAAAACTTGAGGCTATAAAACTGGACAATTCAGATGAGTAAAGAAAACCTCAACAAAATAGGGGATAGGGGAGAGTCAATTAAACAAGTATGTCAATATATATATTTCTGTAAATTTCTGCTAAGTACGAAGTAGATTACCATTACACTACATTCATATTTCCTTATAAAAGATAGAGAATAAGTCAAAATTTCTTATTGCATCATATGCGGTCCTTTTAAAGTAATAGAAGAGCCTAGATTGTACCATCTACTACTAAATCAAGATCAAAACTGCAGAGATGATATTTTCAAAGTAGAACCACATGATACAATAATGTTTCCTAGTAGACATGGCGTGTAAGTACGATTGCACAAACCATGCTTCTGGTTGGTATGAGCACCAGAACATGACACTTGTCCACGACCACAACTATTCCTATCCTAGTGCTCTTATTACTCGTTGATAAATATGCTATGCtaataaatcatagaaactgAAACCAAACAATGTTGCAAAAATAAATTAGTCGCAGGATCCAAACGTACTTAATCTGGATATTATAAGGGCCCTTATCTTGTGCCTCAAGATCCAAGACATCAATTGCAAGTACTTCACCGATCACCAGACATTTCACTAGTACCCTTTTCTTCTtgcccttctcctccttgctgtACAAAAAGGCGTAACAGTTCTCCATGCTGTTCCAACCATCAATACCCACCTCCTCATCACCTGTAATTAAGAAAATTACAGATCGAAAACTCAAAACTGACTTCTGAATTAGGGGTAGCGCCTTAATCATAGAAACGCAAGCAGACTTATAAGCATGAATTCCCCATTGTCTAGCAATTTTAAAAACTCTGACTACTCATGGCTTATCCCTCTACTTCGCTAAGACTTAACCTGCTATCACCAGATAGGACTCCATTGAGCTCTTTGCAAGGAATTGAACCAATTACAGACAATACATATAAACTCTCTACAAGCAACGTGTTCATCAGATTCAGGACAAAGAAGTGAATCTGGGATTCTGGGACCAAATATCATATTCTCCGCTACAAGTTCATTACATCGCGCCATAAAACCTAGACAACCAATGAGGTACTACCCATACGTCAAATCTGACCATTACTTATCGAATGAATCAACCAAACACGTCCAACAGAGTGAACAGACCAGCCCAAATGTGAACCCTAATGTTTTTGGGGTCCGGTAACCTAACCAACAGACGAAGTCTCAAAACAGGGGAGCCAGGGGGGAGCGCACGCACCTGAGGGCGAGGGGTCGGCGAGCACGGCAGGGCCGACGGCGCAGAGCGAGTACCCGGCGGCGAGGAAGGTGGCGTGGGCGGCGAATGCGACGCCGTCGTGGGCGCCGCGGAGGGCCGGGCGCGCCGCCCTCACGACGGCCATCGCCGCGGCGTCGGTCACCATCGTGCCGCTGCGGCGCTGTGGCGGGGGCTCGGGATCGACGTCGTGGCCGGAGAAGGAGCGGGAGAGGGGAAGCCTAGGCGGCGATCGGTGGGTTTGGGGTCTTCGGGTGTTTGGGGAGAAGTCAAAAGTCACGCCGCGCCGCTCTAGTACTCGGCGCGCCTTTGTCCCATCTGACCTGACAGATGGGCTTAGTTGCTTCTAGTAGTATACTGCGAGGCTCGCACCTTCTTGAGATGCCGGAATCCAGGAttactccgtttcaaattataaacaCTAGCAAAAACATGCTCGTGCTTTGGGCAACAGGAGAAAACAATTAAACTTTTATGGAAAACGATATGGGCTCTGGAGGCCCGGCAACGACGCGCCACCTCAGACCTCGCCAGCGGCTTGGATCCACCTAGCCGCTCGGGGGAGTCTACGGCGCTGGCACACACTCCTCAGACCTCGCCAGCGGCTTGGACCCACCTAGCCGCTCGGGGGAGTCTACGGCGCTGGCACACACTGCTACAGTAAGTTTACCCGAGGCGGGCGTtttggattaaccgaggcgggcatcgcAACCATCTCTTGAGGTGGTTgtgtgcccgcctcggttaaccaaataaaaaaaacaaaaaaagaggaAAATCCATGGATAGGCCCGTCTAGCCCATCCACGGCTGCAGGATCTACGACGCATGTGTGCCGCCGCTCGTCGGGGCCGCCCCCACCGGATCTAGAGCGGAGGTCGTGAGCCCACCAGAGTCGTTCAAGGCTCCCCGCGCGCAAGCACGCCGGATCCGGACTCCTTACGGGTCCTGGATCTTGCCCATCGTCACCGTCGCTGCGGATCTGTGAGGGAGAGAGGGTAAGGGACGGATCCTCCCTCGATCTGAGAGATGAGAGAGAGGAATGAAGGCATACCTCTTCCGCCGGGGCGCCGAGCACCCTCCGCCGGATCTGCGCCGGATCCACACCGCCGCCTAGGGAGCGCGGCCACCGCCACTGGCCAGGGAGGGAGCAGAGGCGCGCCGACCCTGTGTGTGGGGGAGGACGATGCCGTCACGCCGTGGGGATAGAGAGGGGAGGGCATCGCGGTTGtggggagagagagagtggaggcagggagggagggagtggagggagggggcggcaggATGGGGAGGGTACAGTAGCGGACTCAATGTCAGGCTAGGGAGGGACGTCGTGCTGGGAGCACGCTCGAtctgagggagggagggagagacggCTAATTGAGGGAGAAAGTGAGTGAAACCCTAACttcctgtggcagaacctcctaaggaatcgggcccacgtgcacctatcgttgtcttaacagacctcggatagcgtacacgagtttccaacaactcaacaggtctgtcgggtgtcctcgggaagcccgaatcatccacgattctcttttcaaacaggatcccaatcacagacattgcagattacaacaatttattcaaatatatatcagagtaaaagatagcggaagtcttaggataacatagttacaaacctgttgttttcaaacttacaataccataagtgtcatacaaccatagtagcgggataatattacattaactttatttatcatacaaactagtgccttgtccaacggccattcattactcctcatcgtcgttgacttcaaacaccgacatgcagcagggaccaaaacaagcccgcgcatgcgactcacctgcaacaagggttaacaaaccctgagtacaaaagtactcaacaagactaatcCGACGTaatagggggtgaaagactttaaagatgcaggtatTAGGGCAAGgtgaggatgtagcaagattcaaaaagtTCTttaccaaaagcttactattcttcatcctattttcaagtttgacCCCAAAGTCCTttaagttcattatctcaactaaatgtacacttcccatattccattccttctcagtccattcttttctcatattttagtaattcaccagtcctgcattgcttctgtaatgaatcgagtctccatatccgtggagcaccggcaattcgaattgattcaagtcccagctagggattccttatcacacgatatatgtagaacttaatcttgcatatatcaacctcgctaccagatcctcctatactaagccatctccatgtcacccgagagcacaacacacctcaaatccggccacattccagccacgagggtacacgctactcccgccatctctccactcccagtgcgtgggcattcgtcttagtatcggattagccaaagtaggcttaccggagtatgtgaccagtactacaaagtgtctcgttcagaagatccacaatgagtggcctttaagcgacatagtcggcaacattacccaacattcaagataagttacccgactagtctATAGTTCATTCTatcatctttctttctttggccagtatgccatctttgattatatcgaaacttttactttgaaaacctaccataagcatactaagcattctacgcctttgtaaataaaatcatcttcaaggatgataaacaattaacaaggtaggcaatgcatcaagtaggtaatatctgaatttaatcaacttaatgcaataagtaacataggtgataaacttttcaaagtaaacaaggtaagggtttaatgcataaaccggggcttgccttcgttgacgatctcgggttccggatcagtaccagaattatcgaatcccgtgacaaccggggatccttgcataacttgttcaactagaatcgtttcactcttggattctacacgaaatgataacatatgctttaacatgatgataatgtaaacatgatgctgtcatggtacatgaaatataacaacacttcgaatacgactatttttcacggtacagttgcaagccaacaaaatcaacttgcaatcctaccgtcaagaaccacacatgtgacttgaccaaataaatcttgaaactctactagtcacaaaacatgaccaaaataagattcaacactaatcaaacacttagagtttgcttttatttatttttgaattaatttggaaataagcccaaaaatgaacttgttccaaatgacctgaaaattttatgtaagcttcctcatgataaattagtgtaccaaaacaaatttcataatttttggaattatacagtcacctataaaaatcatggaaattgcattttttaattaatggactgaatatttgaacattaaaaatatattcaaatttcaagttttaaatttttgaaccatactagagcaaGTACAGAGGCtatacacaaaatttcagaattgttggagctataattattttcctacaaattcccaaagtttcagcactattcacaattttagaaaatacaaaatcgcactgttcttcttcctctctcgcactgacagccaggccccgcttgtcagtgacCCAAAGAGGACGCACGACGGCGCTGTCTGCTCCGATCGGCAAAACGTGCCGGCGGTGAAGCTCTGGCGAGGCAAACCTCACCTACATGACCTACTCTTTCCCCCGAACCGATCTCAGCTATCAGAAaggaaaaaggtgcaccggagacACCTCCACGTCGAGCATGGCGGCCTGGGCACGACGGTGTACGGCGTAGCCACGGCGACGTTGCAGTAGGGACTAAAGCAAAACGATCTTCacgttcaggagctcaccgtgatcacataggtagactcggtgaaggcggagacgtaCTGGATCGATGGGACCACGGTGTGGTCGATGACGGTGAAGCTctggccggctccgaagaagacaaCGTCGCGCGGTGGCGCTGACCGGCTAAAGGCGAGACGAGCAGGTCGGGAATGAGCGacagggcgaggcggagcttctggccaacgcaattggccCTAGGTACTACGGCGAGGACGAATTTCACGAGCGCGGGcaggacaccggcggcgagcagtcgacgggaAACTGAGaaatgacgacggcgtgctcctatttatagaaagaaggaaggcgtgcggtgtcgacagcacacgagcgagctcgccacggaggcatcggcgtgtcaccgcgcgtgaaagcggtgaagAAGGTCGGCGGCGAACAGCGGCGTGTCGCCGGTGGCAAACAGGCGATgtcgattttgatttttgaattatttacagaactgccactgagtccatttttcaaattactctcaaattttctaaagaagttgaaaatctccaaaaatgaaagttgctcaatttttcaaactctacaactttgcttctaggaacattttcaaattctacctccattttgaaatttgaatttagggtgcatttgagcatttgaatcatttcaaaattactccaaattttatatgtaaacttaaaaaactttgaataccaaagttgatctacataaaataatctccaactttgctttttgcctcaaccccaaattccacatggattttgaattagtcaaaaggggcaaaaaggacttttgtgatttgaatttgaattcaaatttgatttgtcttccttttacttaaattttgatttttgaccagtaacatggcccattagggttatttgagtcaaatgacacatgacctcacatgatcacatgaattttgacccttgtagtcatgatcttatttagggttttgaatcacatcacatgaaataacaacattatgaaataaatcttatttagtgaatgcattcaaaactttatactatatgaatgctttgcaatgcatatgatgacatgtcaaattttagtgctaggtcaaaacaccagaggtgttacaacccttcccccttaaagaaatctcgtcccgagatttaaaacttaaggctaagtaatggaaaaggaaatgtgtcaagctaacacatcataactttattcaaaaggctagtgagggggttttccattctgttgacaaacgagacaagttacaatatagataaggtattgcaactagatagaagcgaagaagtgaggaaaattctcttctaagtaatcctcagactcccaagtagcttcatcttcagtgtgttgattccattgtactttgtagaacttgatcgtacgtctccgagtgactcgatctttctgatctaagactctaatggggtactcggcataagtcaaatcaggttctagttctacatcaccaaagtcaatctcttggtcaggtacttgaagacacttctttaactaagatacatagaagatatcatgcacagctgacatgtgatctggtagcttgacgcgataggcgataGGTCCAcaccgttgttggatttgaaaaggacctacaaaacggggcgccaactttccccgaatcccaaaacgatgaactcctttcatcggtgataccttgaggtagacataatctcccactttgaattctagcggtcgtctcctcttatcagcatagcttttctatcgggattgagctaccttcatattggcttgtatgagtttaactttctcttcagcttctttgaccacatccggtccaaagaaccaacgttctccagcttctgaccaatttaaaggtgccTAGCACCTAtagccatacagtgcttcgaatggtgccattttaatgctctcttgatggctattgttatatgagaattcagctaagggaaggcattcatcccatttagcaccaaaggaaaggacacaagctctcaacatatcttcaagaatttgatttaccctttcagtctgtccatctgtttgtggatgataagcaaaactacggataagtttagttcccaaagactcatgtagacttttccaaaacttagatatgaacaatgaccctctgtcagagacaatggtcttgggtgctccatgcagactgaagattctatcaagataaagcttggcatattgttccgctcgatatttatctcggactggtaagaaatgagctatcttggttaggcgatcaacaataacccatattaaattgtagcctacagatgtcctaggcaatcccacgatgaagtccatacagatatcttcccacttctaagatggaactagcaacgaatgtaatggacctgcagtcctcatatgaactgctttgactctctgacaagtatcacacttggccacatattgagctatttctattttcattttggtccaccaatatctctttctcagatcatgatacattttgttgctacctggatgaatggagtatcttgtagaataagcttcatcaagaatctgctttcgcagctccggattgttgggtactaccaatctatcatTGAACCATATAACATCTGAtttatcaatcttgaaacatgttggctTTCCATATCtaactttatccttgatatgggctatacccttacttttccgttgagcatcaatgatctgatctttgatagtggattcaactacaatattggacagggaaccttgttctatgatttgtaaattcagatgctccatctcttgacacaatgttcgctgcataggttatacaatcaggcaatgacaatgactcttgccactcagggcatcggcaaccacattagccttgcccggatgatagtgcacttctaaatcataatctttaataagttccaaccatcttctttgcctcatattcaactctgactgagtgaagatgtatttcaaacttttgtgatccgtatagatatgacatatattgcccaataaataatgtcgccaaatcttgagtgaatggacaacagcagctaattcaagatcatgggtgggataatgttcttcatgcttcttgagttgtctggaagcgtatgctatgactctgccttcttgcataagaacacatccaataccaattccagatgcatcacaatagatatcaaatggcctctcgatattagGTTGTGCTAATATTGGTGCAGTTGTTAGCAATTTCttcaatgtttgaaaggcctcCTCACATCCagttgaccatacaaactaagtttgatttttcagcagtccagtaattggcttcgaaattctggagaagtcagggatgaaccgataataataccctgccaaccccagaaaactacgaacttgatgaacagttgtaggtgctttccagttaaggacttcttctaccttgctcggatcaacagctataccttcagcagatagcacatgacctagaaattgtactttctccaaccaaaatgcaca
Above is a genomic segment from Miscanthus floridulus cultivar M001 chromosome 3, ASM1932011v1, whole genome shotgun sequence containing:
- the LOC136546917 gene encoding probable proteasome inhibitor; this encodes MVTDAAAMAVVRAARPALRGAHDGVAFAAHATFLAAGYSLCAVGPAVLADPSPSGDEEVGIDGWNSMENCYAFLYSKEEKGKKKRVLVKCLVIGEVLAIDVLDLEAQDKGPYNIQINVKDFFVEEQPKNYGDMYKNFASFIETVNSNVLCKLDGDTAAAEAAKSAAAKNSDAERSSSIQSSEDPGPRTADPSGLIYPPIAPLGSDDLYPGSGAGFYPHSGIGSGGSMHVGPNDPRFFPSNPFNAPFGGPGSVPPGGRYDPIGPPGVPGFEPSSFVRRPRRPPGGSTHPDLEFFQQGPDF